One Ferrimicrobium sp. genomic window, TCGCCTCAAGCGGCTGATCATTGCAGGTTGCCCCCTGGCCCTTGACGGCCATAAAGAGCTCATCGTGGCCGACGTCGTAGACGAGTCCTACCATAACAACGCCGTCGACCTCGGCAGCGATCGAGATGGCATATGCCGGGATGGCGTAGCTGTAGTTGACGGTTCCATCGATTGGATCAACGATCCAACGAACGGTGCTTTGTTGGTCACTCGCGCCGTACTCCTCACCGACGAAGGCGTCGTTTGGGCGTTGTGAGGCGATGGTGGTGCGGATGGCGCGTTCGAGTGCCCGATCAGCGGCGGTTACCGGGTCGGTTGCCGAGGATTTTGTGTCGATGACTCGTCGTGATTGTTTGGGCAAGGTAGCGCGAGCAGCGCCGAGGGCATCAAGGGCTACGGGAAGGAGTTCATGATTCACACTCCCAAGTTAGCGCGCCAGACGTGCGGGGTGGACGAGAGAGCCTAAAGTAGGAGAGATGCAAGTGATCGACCTCCGCTCTGATACCGTCACCAAGCCCTCGGCCGCCATGCGGGCCTTCATGATGGA contains:
- a CDS encoding inositol monophosphatase, with amino-acid sequence MNHELLPVALDALGAARATLPKQSRRVIDTKSSATDPVTAADRALERAIRTTIASQRPNDAFVGEEYGASDQQSTVRWIVDPIDGTVNYSYAIPAYAISIAAEVDGVVMVGLVYDVGHDELFMAVKGQGATCNDQPLEASHQLELSQALCGTGFGYRPATRTIQALVLANIIANIRDIRRFGAAAIDICWTAAGRIDGYFETGLKVWDWAAASLVASEAGALIATDLPGIGDDPLTVAAGPELFEALRTRVVSLYEQQARLA